ACGTCGTAAAGTACCTCAGCTATTTTAATTTCGTTTATATTATTTGTCTAGTGCTTATCCtctttataaaatatttttgtaatctGCTTgaagttactttttttttttactcaggcACACTGAGTAGATTTTCTGTTGgttaaaaaatatcattaatcGTTCAAATGACAGGAGGAAGGTAGAACACGAGACATCTAATCGGTCTCTCTTCCTGAGATGGTTAGCTTCATGTACTCAGTCACTCTAGATgaggtaatgagagagagatggaagagggagagcagagggcTCTTTCGGAGTTTTGTGAAGCAGAATTCACGCACCAATGAATTGTAACCGAGTACAGACATTACAACAGTATTGATTCTTTACTTAGCAATACTTTAATTAgcaattattattaataaatgaGTATCAGCTCAACAGTAACGTCTGAATGGTACCATACGCTTTGTGGATATGGTTATGAGTGAGCcgcttttttttccatgttactTTAGAATATTACATCTCAAAATGACCTCACAGTACATTAATACCGCTTTACATGGTTCTTTATACTGATGTATGACTTTATACTCCCCCGTCCCTTCATCGaacctccacccccctccccctctccatcGCACATCCTCTGGAAAGTAGACCCACCATTAAATGTAGGTAACTTTCATTCACTGGTCATCAGAACAAAATAAACTTACTTTTCCAGAAAACACGTCGTTTCATTGATGATCGCACACCatttcaaacatgaaaaacGAAATTTCCAGCCCGATTCGTGTGGTACCAATGGGttaacaaacacaatgacattaataaatacataacaaaTTCTTATTTGAATGCATTCTATTCACTTACCCTCAGTTCAGGAATTGCCcagtgtgcgtttgtgtgcttGCAATTCTGAGAAGTTTGAAACGAGTCCGTGCAAGTGGCCGGTCTCCTAGTAACAGCGACACACAACTGTTTAGCCACTGCTACTTAATTATTAAAATACCATGGTAACAACAAGCGCCGAATGACGGAATATAGGGACGCATAGAACAGGGCTTTTCAGAAATTCAGCGTTCTCTTCCACTTTTCCGACAAGTCGAGCAGTTTCAAAGCAATTAATGCAGTATGACATAGGTTGAAGCCATGGGAACACTGCATTACTTATAATAAACACAGAATATCAAGTACATACAACTGTTCTGTCTAGTAAATCTAGCCATGCCTTTGAAAAGTATTAAATTTTACGTACGATACCTGACACAACATATTTtcggacttttttttcttctctgaagtAAATTCAGTGAAAAATAGTTACGCAGAAGGTCAGCATTACAGTCCGTGTTAGTAGGTTATTTTATGCAGTTGTTTACAACTTCAAATAcagagttaaaagaaaaaactgtcaTGGTTTCTGATACGCTCTCACATCTCACTTGGATTAATTTCCAACAGtgcaaacatttcttttcatgttaGGAGTTTGCAACTACCAAAGACAGTGTATTCCCCAAACAAGTAATCCAAGGGTGAATCGTCTAACTCCATCAGTAAACCAGACTCCCCGCTGATCTCAGGAGTAAAGGGGTTTATTTGTCGTGCAGAAACGAATGAGCATATTTATATCATCAACAAAGACACTTTGTTCTCACATTACCGTTCTCATGTTTCAACAGCATGAGTCCAGACACTGctgtgacagaaataaaacgtAAGATGGACATGAGaaaactctgctctctcttcattaaCCTCCTCACCTTGACCAATGTAAAAACTAACCTTCATGTTCTTCAGAGTGGAAAACCATAACTATAGCTTTACCTCCCATTCCAACTCCTCCTCAGTAGTGCGCATGCTAGTCTATTTAGCTgttctgactctgactctgccTAACTGTAGTTAAGATAAATTTACTGGACGGTACAGACCGTTAAGAGAACAATAGTTCCAAGACAGACATGATATTTAAATTTGGTCGACAAGGCaaccaatgaaataaaaactttGTGTTTAAATGGCAAGAGAATTTGTGGTTACAAAAACAGTCAGAAGTAGACAATGATCCACAAAGGCCTTTTAATCCTGTGCAAATGATGCTTTAATTGTAATTTCATTTGATACTAACTATTTAAGTGTAAACACATACAGCATGCTCTGTGTGGAACAAGGAAGTCTTCTACAGTCACAATGTTTTCAGTCACAAGTGTTTTACTAGCACCCTGCTACCCAGTCACTGGAATTTGTCTTTAAGactaaaattaaacaaacttaAATTATCTTATTAAAAGTCGCATTTATTTAAGTGTTGGTGTGTTGCCTTTCCTCCATAGCCAGCTATAGATAATCCATCTCGGCTGTTTCCAGGTGTTTTGTGATGTGGTCCAGTATGACTTTCTCATTGGCCGCCTCTTTCAGGTAGAAATGTGATCCAGGAAGCATGTGGACTGTGAATTCGCCACTTGTCATGTGTTTCCATGCTGTTAACCAACAACAGAGACAAGGACAAAAtcaaagcagacaaaaaaaaaaaaacctcagtacAGGAAATACAGATGCAAATTTTACGCTCTAGAATGTGTATTCACAGAATGTTTTGCATGTTCTGAAATGAACCTGAACCCGTTCAGAATTCACTgttaccccttttccaccaaCAGTGAACGGGTTCTTGAGCAGGTTCCATTCAGGAATCTTTGAACCTTGGTGCCTTCTACCGAACCAGTCTGCGTTTCCACCAGTTTTGAGCGAAACCATTGTAATCAAGGATGCGTCATCAACGGAGGGCACTGCACAATGCACAATGGCAGTAAAGAACTGTTCGCACTGGAAAAACCAGCTGTCTTTCGGTTCCAGCTGGGAACCAACTTTTCAGGTTCCAAACCAATTTATTTTTGGTCGAAATGCTCTGAGCAGTTCAAAATTTGGTGCACAACCCAGAACGGAATCCATTCGCTGTTGGTGGAAAagggttatgtgtgtgtataggcagACAGGGGTCAGGAATAGAGCTGATATTAAGTGTCAGAGTGCCAGTGTATGAAACCATCCACTGCGTGTGGAGCTCTGACGGTGCCCCCTGAGGCAGACTCTCACACGACCCTGCGGTGCTCTGACCTTCTAAGTCATGTGGCAAATCCTCCTTTCCGTCAAAGCACGTGACCGGGCACGAGAGGAAGGGGACCTCTGGCTTGCTACacctgtcacacaaacacagagataaagacaaCCATACTGCTATTACATACCAGTCTAACAGAGACATAAACGACATACTAGTTATTagtttaatattattattaatatgtgTATTTTCATCAGTTTCATCAATTTTTATCTTAAGTGTATCTTTGAACAACTATCAAAATATTGTTAGTTTTAGACAAATTAAGTAGATCCATGGTGACAATCTGTTTAGATTTATAGTGATAATCCATAATTTGAGTTGACTTTAACGGGTGTAAAAActgtttgattttaaatgttcattCAGTTCAGAGTCAGAAAGTGGAAAATCAAACCATGGTAAACCGAACTCACCTGTAGTTCTCTACAACATGTAAATCTGCTTTCAGTGCAGGTAGGAAGAGTTTCATCACTTCTGGATTGGCTATTAACTCAGGGGGCGTGCCCCCGATGGAGCTCATCCACTGGAGGAAATCATGATCTGACAGGTGGCTTCTCTTTGGAGCCTGCAGGCGCATCTCTGActggatgagagggagagaggagcaaaaATATGATTCATATCCAAACTTTCAAATTTCTTCCATTTCAATCTCTTCAACGCATAATCAAAACCGTCTCAGGGTGTGCTGTGAAGAGGGAGGCTGGGATTCCAATACGTTTCACGGTTAAACTAACAGACGACACAAACAGTCATACAGTCCGTCTCCTGTCATACTCACATAGGGAGCAGAAGCACCAGACAGGAACACATGCACTGGCTCAAGCTTGTGTATTCTCTTCACATACTCAGCAAAGGCAAAGCTTGTCATGGCCCCAAAACTAAGACAAAGGGACGAACACGTCGAAAAAGGAAGTCATCACGATGACACATTAATCACTTGTACACTAGAGTGTTCATTTTTGAACTGCCATTAATTTGCATGAAGGTGTGACCATACATTTGTAAAGTATGTAAACTAGAATGATGTAAATCTAATAAATGTAAATCAGCCATTAACGATGCCAGGATCAAAAGCTGAAAATAAGAGCGACTTCCCtctatttgcttgtttgtttgtttattcattttcatctaccatttttttttttttacctatgcCCAAAGAGGGCAAATGGTTTCTCTTTGAGCTGCGGAAGCAGCGCATCAGTGACCTCGTCCAGGACCTGCTGCATGCTTTGGAAGAAGGGTTCTTTAGCTCTCCCCTCCCTGCCGGGTAGTCGAACAGCATATACTGCAGGGACATGTTACAAAACGGGCTGTTAACTGAGTACAAAGAAACCGATAAACACAGTTCTGTGGCATGAAagcaagtttcaagtttcaagtttcaagtttatttagagcccaatatcactgtttacagtctcaaagggctttacaggccacaacagtcaactCAAAACAGGCTGTTACATGtcacctttcaaaaaaaaaaaagaaaaaaaaagaaagttcatCCCTGTCAAAAGAGCCACTAGGTTCAAATAAAACGTCTTACAGAGCTTTGTATAAATTAGTTTGTTGGTCACTGCTACTTCCACCAGTCTGTAAGGCCATATTTGCAGTGCACACACAGCTGCCTGTGGTTTGCGAGGAGACAAACTGGATCTGTAGCTACTGGAAAAGGCTGGCACTCAGTGAACAGGCATCAAGAGACTTGAGTATCTCATATCCAAGCACTAGATTAAGTCACCAGCATGTGCCtcagtatgtgcgtgtgttaaaAAGTTCTGGTGAAATCTTAAGTGTCCCTTTGGCTGGTTTACATTTGGTTTTACTGAAAGATTATGATATGAAGTGTAAACTCTGTCACGCAGCACAAGATGGTGGTATGACCATGTCATAGTTACATGGAAACACGAGCACCTTCGATGGAGCTGGTCAGGACTTTGCCCCAGCGAGCATAATGGATAGAGCCGCCTCCTGCCCAAGGAAAACAGATCAGTCTAACAACCGCGTCAGGATTCCTACTGAAACAGTTTACCACCTTATCCATctcactgaaagacagagagagagagaattacactTAGTATTTAGTGTAAAACTGCATTAGCACATTTGAATTTGTCTAATGCTGATACACTAATACATCTGTACTGACCACAATGGGTTTCTGCAGATTTTTTTGGcagaacaaatacaaatacaggaCTTGTCCTACAATTCCTGCAATGTAAACAGGGTGATTACCAAAGTTAAACGAGGAACTGGTTTATAAAGGTAATCCAAGGAGACAACGGAGTGATGCTTAAATTAGTCActagtaaagaaaagaaagaagaaaagaacaaacgttagacacatttaaaactgaattaaagGACAGATCTCATACAACTTTAGTATTTACATGGTTTGCCTGAATCACGGCCCCTCTGTTAATTTCCCTAATTTGAACTCCACTGCTATGTTGAACGCCTTAGAAAAGAACTTTGCGCGCTCGGAAAAGCCGTCGGATCAGACGTTCACCTGTTAAAGATGACGCATTATGCCAGCATGCAGAACCAGACAGCGCCGGAGCACAAGAATCTCTGGGATACGATACAACTTCCTACAATTCCGAAACtatcttttcttctctggttCCCAGTATGCATGGAATTATTATACCGCCATCTGTTGACTGTAATATGGCTAGTATTTGATTGTAAGCACCAGCGCTTTAattgaaatgaaacactaaCGTTTTTCTAACgttaaaaaaatcattcattattttcattgaGTGTCTATAAAGCTTCTGCCAAACAAATTCCAAAATTACTTTACTTTTTTGGCGAAGACCAAGCCTATGATGTAGTTTGGTAGAGTTGTGTCATTTGCggttaacattttaaaactgtgtcaAGATTACACCACAGTACCACTCACACCTTGCTCCATTACACGGCTCAGTCTCCTTTGAtctcatttttgtgtgtgtgtgtgtgtgtttatttgttggaTAGGATGaagtatataatatatagtatatagAAAGTAttagcgcgcacacacacaatgacacaactATGCTTTTACACAGTACAGTTGTGGCTTCGGCTGAAATGCTCTGAGTTTGGCTACTGATGATAAGAATCTGAAGGTGTAACCCTGTACATAGTTGTGGTCGTTCCGTACAGCGAAATATCATCTGTCCTGTCACAAAGCGATTACAACTCCGTGTCTGTCCAACCAAATACAATCTAAATCGAAGAACAGATGGTCCGTGTGCCCTTTAATAATTTCCTTCAGACTTATATGTTCATTTATCTTTAATGTTCTGAAACCGCTCATGAATTAACTATCAAAGGTGGATCAAACCCATGACATACGATTCTCGGAAGTGACGGTGTTTCCTGCTGTTGGTATTTCCTGTAGGGTTTCCCTCACTGGGGGAGAGAACACTGGACCGGTAAAAAGACCACAGACCTTTTAGGCTTCAAATCGGAGAGTGAAGCCTAAAGGGAGTAAAGAGGTGGTTTCGGTCCAACGATTGAAGTTTTCTCATACAGCACCAAGTACTCTCTCTAAACACAAGTAGACGCCGTATTTAGAAGAAATCGCAAGTCATTTGAGGTCTGTCTGAAGTGCTGACGAACTCTTTACTGAGTGGAAGCTGTAGTATAGTACTTAAGCTATCTTTTCGGAGACTTTTGAAGGATTATAGCTGGTTGACAGTTGACAACGGTTACTTCTACAAGAAAACGAAAAATAAAAAGGGACGTGGCTTAATCTTTTTCTGCTGGCACTAGTGGAGGTTTGAAGGACTCTTCGTCAAAGAAGACCCCCCTAAAGCGGCCCGTTTTCAGGGTGGCAAAGCGAGTCGTCTAGAGATTGTGCTTCAGTGGACGACTGTCGAAACCGGAGTGGCAGAGCCTTGAGCCGGTATTAGATCTCTCGGATAGACTCCTGACGGACACCCCATGAATGGAAATCAGTACTACAGGTAGGTTGTCCAGCTGTCATTAATTCGTGTTTAGGTAGAAAATAGTTCCGAGGCTAGTTCGTTAAAAAGTATTTGCTGGATGTAATAGTTGTAGCCCAGCCGTCGcctttactgtatgtgtgtatctactGTAATTTTTGGACTGTATGACCAGTGTGAAGTTGATATGTCTTATCGTTTGAATTCCGAGATAAACGTTGACCGTTCAGGTTTAGCAAACAAATTTCTGCGACCGTTGAGGGCTGGGGTTTCGCCGGTTACCAAACGCCATGTGTAGGATCCTGATGCAGTCATTCATTCGACGTCACGTCATTGTTGCTTGGCTGTCACGCACAGGTGTTGCGGCCGTCAGGTGCGCCTCTCATGGAACTGAAGGGGGATGGGGTTTGTCATGACTACCCGTCTGTTAACCAGAATATCACCTTGTTAGCAATCTCAGTCAGGAGAAAAGCCCCGGAATTACGAAGCACCTACGTAAAAACCAATTACAGTAAATCATAGGGGTTTTGCTACACAAAGATAGTATGAAATTTAGATGCCCAGatgataattatatttttacGGTCTCAAATTATTGTGATGAGAGCATAGGCTTTAGATGTGATAATGGGGTTTATCAAGCAGGAACACACAAAAATTGATTTTTGAAATTGTATAGGCAGACGTTTGGCCGTTAAATGACTGTTGCAGTTAAATAATGTGTTTAAGAAATCTCATTGTTTGCTGCTTGGTAATCCACGTGAAGGATCTATTGTTTAATTTGAGCTCATTGGAGGCGCTCACACTTGTTAGCTGAAAAACTTCCACTTTTGATGACTGTGTGAAGTGGGAGGGGACGCGGAGCCATATTTAGCAAAGTCTCTCAGGAATTTCAGCCGATCCAAGAAAAACGGATTCGCGagtatttgtgcatgtgagagtgatCAGCTTTGTGGGTGTTGAATCAAGCGTACCGGGTGTTTGACCCCGTCTCAGCcgctctgtctgtttgttcgtGTGAACGAAAATAAGACCGTGTATGGAGCTGTGTTCAGACCTGTCCGTGGTGTGAACACAACTACCCTCCCTGTTTCCTGTTAGTAGTCTcctggttgccatggagagACTGCAGCCACATGGGTGCTGTTGACATGGCAACGGCCCATAGGGGAGTGTTTGAAGCAGCTGGTTTAAGGAACAGGCAGTATAGAGAATACCTCTACTCCCTGTAGTACACAAGCAATCTTttcatatctatatctatatatctatagcTTTGCGAATACTGCAGGCACCGTATCAGTAATTCCAGCTCTTTGACAATGAAGGATAATTGTACTTTTTGTGggaacagatttcttttttcgAGCCCAAATCCAGGTTCCCTGATGGTGCCAAGCACCTGTTGGGCATTTGGAAAAcagagtcaggtgtgtttgagtggaaGGCAGCACACCCACAGAGTGACCCCTTTGCCTCCTTTACGTTGCTTGTGACCACAAACTCAGACTTGTGAACTGTGCAGTTGCAGGCTTTGTTCTCGACTGTCGATCTGCGCAGATCTGCAGATATTTGAATCCTGCCTGTGCAGTGGACAGTGATCCAGTCTTTTTCCAGTCGCTCTTTTTCACTCTTATACATCAGCTGTCAGGGCCTCAAACCCACAGATCTGAGGTCAGAGGTTGTAGAGCAGCCCAGGGCTGATCAGATAACCCTGACATCAGCGGTATGTCCTCAGAACAGCCCAGTGcctcttcattttcctctgccCTTACGCTACTCATTGTTCCATTACactctcattaacactgcacCTGCACTAATTTACATTCTGGAAGCTTCCTCTGTATGGCTTACCGTCTAGAGGCGGTGAGGTCCGGTCAGAGGGGAGCAAACTACATTAATACGGCTGTTTTCTCGGACAGAGCGTGTTTTTTGCGTGTTGACAGTGAGGCTTGATCTGTTTAAGGGAAACTACCAAGCGCAGAGAATACAACCCTCCCACCTCTGAGGTAAAAGACCCACGGAGATGACTGACTCAGAGTGTTCTAGAAAACTGCTCGTTCGCTGGCCTGCTGCTGTGAACGTGAGAGAAATCATGAATGTGAGAATATCTAATACAAAACCACTCCTTACTGTGAATGTCCCTAAAATTACATCATGCTTGACTGCCTAGAAAGATGAGCTGTATGATTTCTTCGTAATTATTGAGACATAATTAGGGATCATCCCCAGATTAGTTTGAGACtcagaaaaaatatttgaatatttatccAAGGAAAGaacttgtgtgtttatgtgttagaTTTTTGTGGAATTCACTTTTTTGTAGGGGAAGGATTGCTGTTTGACATTTGTACTTCCGGacaaatgattttcaaaaaattatgttttgacCAATTCACACCTCACTCGTGTATTTTTACGTGTGTACATTTAACAAATAACCACTTTactgttattttcataattGTCACAGTGAACTTTAgcataaataaagaataaattatACGTAATCGAGACATTTCCTAGATACAATattattacagagagaaaatacagcattttattcatttttaattgaagtgtacacacacacatatacaaattaCATCTGGAATTATTGCTTCTTACTTTCAATGTTGGAAATGGGATGAATAGATTTTATTAAAAGTtcttaaaacagtttatttgaGACTTTTCCCATGTGTTGTGTAAAGACTGGTCTTTTTCATTAACTGATCTTTAGaaataggggggaaaaaatgtcacATATTATGTAAGAGAATGAGTTGGCTGGCAGAGGAGAAGTCTCAGTTTTACTTTACCAGAGCTGAGAAAGCCCCTCAACTCAACTAAACAAACCACATAATCCCACTCTACAATACTACTGAAGCCTGTTGGTAGGTAGTCTGTCATGTCACTGGAGAGATGACATCTATTCTAATGCCTCTGTTGGATTAACTTTGACATGTAGGTATGGACACAGTTTCTGCCCACAGTTTCTCAGAGGTGCTGTAGAGAGGTAGAGACGAAATGAGgtggaaaatctctctctctctctctctctctctctctctctttctctctctctgtggttttgacGTCAGGCGACCTATTGTTATTTCCAGTCAACTAAGACCAG
This sequence is a window from Chanos chanos chromosome 12, fChaCha1.1, whole genome shotgun sequence. Protein-coding genes within it:
- the olah gene encoding S-acyl fatty acid synthase thioesterase, medium chain, with the protein product MDKVVNCFSRNPDAVVRLICFPWAGGGSIHYARWGKVLTSSIEVYAVRLPGREGRAKEPFFQSMQQVLDEVTDALLPQLKEKPFALFGHSFGAMTSFAFAEYVKRIHKLEPVHVFLSGASAPYSEMRLQAPKRSHLSDHDFLQWMSSIGGTPPELIANPEVMKLFLPALKADLHVVENYRCSKPEVPFLSCPVTCFDGKEDLPHDLEAWKHMTSGEFTVHMLPGSHFYLKEAANEKVILDHITKHLETAEMDYL